One Pullulanibacillus sp. KACC 23026 DNA segment encodes these proteins:
- a CDS encoding bifunctional aldolase/short-chain dehydrogenase yields MVKNLWDSQAAAKHTGVEELVYRSNLIGSDRAVCNYGGGNTSMKTVEKDFMGRDVEVMWVKGSGSDLATMKAKNFTGLRLDDIRPLFEREEMPDEEMVDYLTHCMIDAKHPRASIETLLHAFLPFKHVDHTHPDAIISLCCADNGRQLAEELFGNRFVWVPYVRPGFTLSKMIAEGVKNNPNAELVLMEKHGLVTWGETSKEAYDQTIKIINEAEAFINSKINEESVFGGPIYQSLSDEETEKVLAKVLPVIRGQVSDSKKMLLTYDRGADVLQFVNSKEAPVLSQVGAACPDHLVHTKRIPLYVDWNPQTEDVSTLVDKLKAGIQAFKEEYIAYFERNKVEGDQMFEPAPRVVLIPGIGMVNTGKDLKNANISGALYHRAIAVMKGSTALGRFVSLNENESYNVEYWPLELYKLSLAPAEAEFSRKVAFVTGGAGGIGSETIRQFVAQGAHAVIADLNLEGAEKLAAEINAKYGEARTIAVKMDVTKEEEVQAAFEKTALTFGGVDIIVNNAGLATSSPIEETTLREWNLNMNVLGTGYFLVAREAFKQMKEQGVGGSMVFIGSKNSVYAGKNAAAYSSVKALETHLARCIAAEGGPYGIRVNSVLPDAVLQGSAIWNSSWRNERAAAYGIEPDQLEEHYRKRTTLLVNIYPKDIAESILFFASSKAEKTTGCMITVDGGVPAAFTR; encoded by the coding sequence TTGGTTAAAAACTTATGGGATTCACAAGCTGCTGCTAAACATACAGGTGTCGAAGAATTAGTTTACCGTTCCAATTTGATTGGTTCCGATCGGGCGGTTTGTAATTACGGCGGCGGAAATACTTCTATGAAAACGGTTGAAAAGGATTTTATGGGTCGCGACGTAGAAGTTATGTGGGTAAAGGGAAGTGGTTCTGATCTCGCCACTATGAAAGCGAAAAATTTTACAGGTTTACGTCTTGATGACATTCGTCCATTGTTTGAAAGAGAGGAAATGCCTGATGAGGAAATGGTCGATTACTTAACTCATTGCATGATTGATGCTAAGCATCCTCGCGCTTCTATTGAAACGCTGCTCCATGCTTTTCTACCATTTAAGCATGTTGATCATACCCATCCAGATGCCATCATCAGCCTTTGCTGTGCGGATAACGGTCGTCAACTAGCGGAAGAACTATTTGGAAATCGTTTTGTTTGGGTACCTTATGTACGACCTGGATTCACACTTTCAAAAATGATCGCAGAAGGAGTCAAAAACAATCCCAATGCTGAGCTTGTGTTAATGGAGAAGCACGGTCTTGTGACTTGGGGAGAGACTTCTAAAGAAGCCTATGATCAAACGATTAAAATTATCAACGAAGCAGAAGCCTTTATTAATAGTAAAATCAATGAGGAATCTGTCTTTGGTGGGCCAATCTATCAATCTCTTTCTGATGAAGAAACGGAAAAAGTTTTAGCAAAGGTCCTTCCTGTTATTCGAGGTCAAGTGAGCGATAGCAAGAAAATGTTATTAACTTATGATCGCGGGGCTGATGTTCTTCAATTTGTAAACAGCAAAGAAGCGCCGGTGCTTTCACAAGTTGGCGCCGCTTGTCCGGATCATCTTGTTCACACTAAGCGAATTCCTCTTTATGTGGACTGGAATCCTCAAACCGAAGATGTCAGTACATTGGTTGACAAGCTGAAGGCTGGTATCCAGGCTTTTAAAGAAGAATACATAGCCTATTTTGAACGAAACAAAGTAGAAGGGGACCAAATGTTTGAGCCGGCTCCTCGAGTTGTCCTAATTCCAGGGATCGGTATGGTGAATACAGGTAAGGATCTTAAGAATGCCAACATCAGTGGTGCGCTTTATCATAGAGCCATTGCCGTTATGAAAGGGTCAACAGCACTAGGCCGCTTTGTCTCTTTAAATGAAAACGAGTCCTACAATGTGGAATACTGGCCGCTTGAGCTTTATAAGCTGTCTTTAGCACCTGCTGAAGCTGAGTTTTCAAGAAAAGTCGCTTTTGTAACGGGCGGGGCCGGCGGGATCGGCAGTGAAACCATCCGTCAATTCGTTGCACAAGGGGCGCATGCAGTAATCGCTGACTTAAACCTTGAAGGGGCAGAGAAACTTGCGGCTGAAATAAATGCGAAATACGGTGAAGCAAGAACTATCGCTGTAAAAATGGATGTTACGAAAGAGGAAGAAGTCCAAGCTGCATTTGAGAAAACAGCTCTCACTTTCGGTGGTGTTGACATCATTGTGAATAATGCCGGTCTTGCAACGTCAAGCCCAATTGAAGAAACCACTTTAAGAGAATGGAATCTTAATATGAACGTGCTTGGTACGGGTTACTTCCTTGTCGCTCGCGAAGCCTTTAAGCAAATGAAGGAACAGGGCGTTGGCGGAAGCATGGTCTTTATCGGCTCGAAGAACTCGGTCTATGCTGGTAAAAATGCAGCAGCCTACAGTTCTGTAAAAGCACTTGAAACTCATCTTGCAAGATGTATCGCAGCTGAAGGCGGTCCGTACGGTATTCGTGTCAACTCTGTGCTTCCTGATGCGGTGCTTCAAGGTTCTGCTATCTGGAATTCAAGCTGGAGAAATGAGCGAGCAGCGGCTTACGGCATTGAGCCAGACCAACTAGAAGAGCATTACCGCAAGCGGACGACTTTATTAGTTAATATTTATCCAAAAGATATTGCTGAATCCATTCTCTTTTTCGCTTCTTCCAAAGCTGAAAAAACAACAGGTTGTATGATAACGGTTGATGGCGGGGTTCCAGCAGCTTTCACTCGATAG
- a CDS encoding DHA2 family efflux MFS transporter permease subunit, giving the protein MGEKSKTNTFPENGDPRKWWILGNVSVGTFMATLDGSIANVGLPTISDSLHVPLHVVQWVVTAYLLTICAMLPLVGNLADRYGRGKLYNMGFLVFALGSAFCGLSGTISLLIVSRIIQAVGASLLMANNQALVVSVFPINQRGRAFGVTGTMVSLGSLSGPVIGGLLIGFFGWQSIFWVNVPIGIAGFILGLFLLPKGKPNTSEAKRFDYSGSILFVLGIVLFLYTVSNGDVWGWSSKQSVMGLIFSILLLIAFGVRERFAGNPLIDFSLYKNRLLSSASFAAMLSFISLFCTTTIMPFYLEDVLHASPELTGTAMMTYPLAMAVVAPISGWLSDKIGPYVLTTGGLLLNALGFVLLTFLSGTAPVWLVALHLAIFGIGQGMFQSPNNSSIMGAAPRSKTGQVGGLNALVRNVGMVLGTALSVSLFSARLHSLTGIATHGELTNIPSEPFLQALHTVFWAAAAVCVLGAISSSLRGSGTHPKLQGARS; this is encoded by the coding sequence ATGGGAGAAAAGAGTAAGACCAATACATTCCCTGAAAATGGGGATCCGCGAAAATGGTGGATACTCGGTAATGTATCCGTTGGGACATTTATGGCAACCTTAGACGGCAGCATTGCCAATGTTGGTTTACCCACGATATCCGATTCCCTTCATGTGCCTTTACATGTGGTGCAATGGGTCGTGACGGCTTATCTATTAACCATTTGTGCGATGCTGCCGTTAGTGGGGAATCTTGCCGATCGTTATGGGCGTGGAAAATTATATAATATGGGTTTTTTAGTCTTTGCACTGGGTTCGGCTTTTTGTGGTCTGTCAGGAACGATTTCCTTATTAATTGTATCTCGAATTATTCAAGCCGTTGGGGCTTCCCTTTTAATGGCTAATAATCAAGCATTGGTCGTTTCTGTCTTTCCAATAAATCAGCGCGGCCGAGCATTTGGTGTGACTGGGACAATGGTTTCACTCGGATCTTTATCAGGGCCTGTTATCGGTGGTCTGTTAATTGGTTTTTTTGGTTGGCAGTCGATTTTCTGGGTAAATGTGCCGATTGGCATTGCCGGCTTTATACTAGGTCTATTCTTATTACCAAAAGGCAAGCCCAATACGTCTGAAGCAAAACGATTTGATTACAGCGGTTCGATTTTATTTGTTTTAGGGATTGTCCTCTTTTTATATACAGTCTCAAATGGAGATGTTTGGGGATGGTCCTCGAAACAAAGTGTCATGGGCCTTATTTTCTCAATTCTTTTACTCATTGCCTTTGGAGTTAGAGAACGATTTGCAGGAAATCCGCTCATTGATTTTTCATTATATAAAAATCGGTTATTATCCTCGGCGAGTTTTGCCGCAATGTTGTCTTTCATATCCCTTTTTTGTACCACGACGATCATGCCGTTCTACTTGGAGGATGTCTTGCATGCGAGTCCGGAGTTAACGGGAACGGCTATGATGACCTATCCGTTAGCTATGGCAGTTGTGGCGCCGATTTCTGGCTGGTTATCTGATAAAATAGGTCCTTATGTGTTGACGACTGGCGGACTGCTTCTTAATGCACTTGGTTTTGTCTTATTAACGTTCCTCTCCGGGACAGCACCCGTTTGGCTTGTTGCCCTGCACTTAGCGATCTTTGGAATTGGACAAGGCATGTTTCAATCCCCCAATAATTCAAGTATTATGGGTGCGGCACCCCGTTCAAAAACCGGTCAAGTGGGCGGTTTAAATGCTTTAGTCAGAAATGTCGGCATGGTACTTGGAACAGCCCTTTCTGTGTCCTTGTTTTCTGCCCGCTTACATAGTTTAACCGGAATAGCAACTCACGGTGAGCTTACAAATATTCCTTCTGAGCCGTTTCTGCAAGCCTTGCATACCGTGTTCTGGGCGGCTGCCGCTGTCTGTGTTCTTGGCGCAATCAGTTCTTCGTTAAGAGGTTCAGGAACGCATCCTAAGCTTCAAGGGGCAAGAAGCTAA
- a CDS encoding response regulator transcription factor, protein MKILLVEDDHTIASGLDYSLQKEGYETLVSYSVHEAKSLITEQLHDIGLFLIDLGLPDGNGYEICEFVKQRRDIPVMFLTAYDEEVNIVMGLDMGADDYITKPFRIRELLSRIKSVLRRYHKQPPNDPIIQFGPIQIHTSEAKVYKSGIEVFLTTLEYRLFLIFANHIGQVLTREQLLERIWDVAGDFVNDNTLTVYIKRLREKLEDDPQRPNLIKTVRGLGYRLGD, encoded by the coding sequence ATGAAAATTTTGTTGGTAGAGGATGATCATACGATTGCGTCTGGTCTTGATTATTCCTTGCAAAAAGAAGGCTATGAAACATTGGTTTCTTATTCGGTCCATGAGGCAAAGTCCCTCATTACTGAACAACTCCATGATATTGGTCTTTTTTTAATAGATTTAGGTTTACCGGATGGAAATGGCTATGAAATCTGTGAGTTTGTTAAACAGCGACGTGATATACCCGTGATGTTTCTGACCGCCTATGACGAGGAAGTCAATATCGTCATGGGACTAGATATGGGGGCGGATGATTATATCACCAAGCCTTTCCGTATTCGTGAATTGCTTTCTAGGATCAAGTCTGTCCTGCGCCGTTACCATAAGCAGCCCCCAAATGACCCGATTATTCAGTTCGGTCCTATTCAGATTCATACTTCAGAGGCAAAGGTATACAAATCAGGAATCGAGGTTTTCTTGACGACACTCGAATACCGACTCTTTCTTATTTTCGCAAACCATATTGGACAAGTTCTAACAAGAGAACAGCTTCTAGAACGCATATGGGATGTTGCCGGTGATTTTGTCAACGATAATACCTTAACTGTTTATATAAAGAGATTGAGAGAAAAATTAGAGGATGACCCGCAGCGTCCAAACTTAATAAAAACCGTGCGCGGTTTGGGTTATCGATTAGGTGATTAA
- a CDS encoding HAMP domain-containing sensor histidine kinase, whose protein sequence is MWRNREIQILLLILSLSTIIGTGIAAYLFSIQAALYTFFLSVFLITCFLFFTAWRYREIEKLSSYLRQISHGDHQLDIRDNHEGELSILKNDIFKVTNMLVEHHSLLHDEKIKLTEAISDISHQLKTPLTSMTVMVDLLSDSSLDQSKRQEFTHHMSVQMERLDWLVSSLLKLSKIEAGTVRFKQEKIGVSDLLQKATQSIAIPMDIKQQTLILSGDETACFYGDINWTVEALINILKNGVEHTPEHGTITISYSENVLYTEMNISDNGNGISKQDLPYIFKRFYKGKNAGLDSVGIGLAMAHTIIKEQNGAISVKSEAGRGTQFQIKFYKQVV, encoded by the coding sequence ATGTGGCGCAACCGAGAAATTCAAATTCTATTACTTATTCTTTCTTTGTCTACGATAATTGGTACTGGGATTGCGGCCTATTTGTTCTCTATTCAAGCTGCTCTCTATACTTTTTTTCTATCAGTATTCCTTATTACCTGCTTTCTCTTTTTTACAGCCTGGCGTTATCGCGAAATCGAAAAACTATCCAGCTATTTAAGGCAGATCAGTCATGGAGATCATCAATTAGATATTCGGGATAACCATGAAGGTGAACTAAGCATCCTGAAAAATGATATCTTCAAAGTCACAAACATGCTGGTTGAACATCACTCCCTTTTGCATGATGAAAAGATAAAATTAACGGAGGCTATTTCCGATATTTCTCATCAATTAAAAACTCCGCTGACCTCCATGACGGTTATGGTGGACTTATTAAGCGATTCCAGCCTTGATCAATCAAAGCGCCAAGAATTTACGCATCACATGTCGGTTCAAATGGAGCGGCTTGATTGGCTCGTCTCATCCTTATTAAAGCTCTCAAAAATTGAAGCAGGAACCGTCCGATTTAAGCAAGAAAAAATAGGCGTAAGCGATCTGCTTCAAAAAGCGACACAGTCGATCGCCATTCCGATGGATATTAAACAGCAAACGCTCATTCTTTCAGGAGATGAAACAGCCTGTTTTTATGGAGACATCAATTGGACGGTTGAAGCCCTCATCAATATTTTAAAAAATGGGGTAGAGCATACACCCGAACATGGAACAATCACTATTTCTTATTCAGAAAATGTCTTATATACTGAAATGAACATTTCAGATAATGGAAATGGGATATCCAAACAAGATCTCCCTTACATTTTTAAACGCTTTTATAAAGGGAAAAACGCTGGTCTTGACAGCGTTGGCATTGGACTTGCTATGGCTCACACGATTATAAAGGAACAAAATGGGGCTATTTCTGTTAAGAGTGAGGCAGGCAGAGGTACTCAATTTCAGATTAAGTTTTATAAACAAGTCGTTTAA
- a CDS encoding ABC transporter ATP-binding protein: MAILKIDNLSKVYGKGETTVTALDKVSFSVRKGEFVAIIGPSGSGKSTLLHLLGGVDRPTNGKVWIDQTDIYSLSETKLAIFRRRQIGLIYQFYNLIPILTVEENMALPLLLDGHKVDPKHFNQTVKILGLEDRLGHLPNQLSGGQQQRVSIGRALISNPSIMLADEPTGNLDSKNSQEIIELLKLFNKTFHQTLIVITHDERIALQADRVISIEDGHIATDEVIRP, encoded by the coding sequence ATGGCTATTTTGAAGATTGACAATCTGTCTAAAGTCTACGGTAAAGGGGAAACAACTGTCACCGCACTTGACAAGGTCTCTTTTTCTGTGAGAAAAGGCGAATTTGTCGCTATTATCGGTCCATCAGGATCAGGTAAATCCACCTTGCTGCATTTATTAGGAGGTGTCGACCGACCCACCAATGGCAAGGTTTGGATTGATCAAACGGATATCTATTCGCTTAGTGAAACAAAGCTGGCTATTTTCAGGCGACGTCAAATTGGGCTAATTTATCAATTTTATAATCTCATCCCTATTTTAACCGTTGAAGAAAACATGGCCCTTCCCCTATTGCTGGATGGCCATAAGGTGGATCCCAAACACTTTAACCAAACGGTCAAAATTTTAGGGCTTGAAGACCGGCTCGGCCATTTACCGAATCAGCTTTCAGGTGGTCAGCAGCAACGCGTTTCCATCGGGCGCGCACTTATAAGCAATCCCAGTATTATGCTGGCAGATGAACCGACTGGAAACTTAGACAGTAAAAACAGCCAAGAGATAATAGAACTGCTCAAACTGTTTAACAAAACGTTCCATCAAACGCTTATTGTCATTACCCATGATGAGCGAATTGCCTTACAAGCCGACCGTGTCATCTCGATTGAAGACGGGCATATTGCGACTGACGAGGTGATTCGTCCATGA
- a CDS encoding ABC transporter permease: MNIVNTLTLRQLQRNKRRTLVTIIGVIISVAMVTAVATLSFSFSDLLIRQEIANNGEWHVDYPNVNQDQFKTIENDSWTKRLSLAQDTGYAKLNESIDPNKPYLFIKSFNSLGLKSFPIHLTSGHLPRNSQEILITDDLAHHSTHPYKIGDRLTLGVGDRQIKGNHEKLSENDPLQVNAKGKITETLDVQSSHTYTIVGTFEQPTWASTISPSYLAISYMSPSQLSNSNRADALVVLKKVNHSLYLHAKQLANNHQIKHVSFNASLLRLYGVTNNDSLMRTLYSLVAIIMCVIIIGSVALIYNAFAISVSERARHLGMLSSVGATKKQKRNSVFFEGAVIGLVSIPVGLLAGIGGMAATFLFINKFLNGVLGGTEKLRVIVTPLSLIIACLVSIVTIFISTYLPAIKASKVSAIDAIRQSEDIRLSRRKVKTSKLVRKLFGIEADIGLKNLKRTKRRYRATVFSLVISIVLFLSVSFFTGNIKQSLVMSQSKMNYDIQISQTSANSSELEPLAHLTHVTQSTLNKELTLMTWIDPSMASNQRKGNEKNKDGKFPYYVILQGLDEPSYTAYATRVGVDPTDHPAIVINKGSYQDDQSHKYIELTTLHAKLGTKLNLYSMDTNSAHKKPIDQLQIGALTDQVPLGNYQVDADEFHIIVSMKDFRKLVQKSNTLKEQVQSNLYLKSSDPIATQTAIDKVKSPTMYVFNDYVDHQHSQQMLLFMNLFAYGFITLISLISIANIFNTISTSIALRKREFAMLKSMGMTPNGFNKMMTYESLFYGLNALAFGLPISGVFMVLIYLALRNNFQYSFTLPWVSLIIVIAAIFTIVTAAMLYSIQKIKKENIIDALKHENI; this comes from the coding sequence ATGAACATTGTTAACACCCTTACACTTAGGCAGTTACAAAGAAATAAAAGAAGAACACTTGTGACGATTATAGGCGTCATCATCTCAGTCGCTATGGTCACCGCTGTGGCGACCCTTAGTTTCTCTTTTTCCGATCTCTTAATAAGGCAAGAAATAGCCAATAATGGAGAATGGCATGTTGATTATCCAAATGTGAACCAAGATCAGTTTAAAACGATTGAGAACGACAGTTGGACCAAACGGCTCAGTCTTGCACAAGATACAGGGTATGCCAAGTTAAATGAGTCCATTGATCCAAATAAGCCTTATCTCTTTATTAAATCGTTCAATAGCCTCGGTCTTAAGAGCTTCCCCATCCATTTAACAAGCGGGCATCTTCCGAGAAACTCACAGGAAATTCTCATAACCGATGACCTAGCACACCATTCAACACACCCCTATAAAATTGGAGATCGTTTGACATTAGGGGTTGGCGACAGACAGATTAAAGGAAACCATGAAAAGTTATCAGAAAATGACCCTCTCCAAGTCAATGCAAAAGGTAAAATCACTGAAACTTTGGATGTTCAATCATCCCATACCTATACAATCGTCGGGACATTTGAGCAACCGACATGGGCTTCGACGATTTCGCCTTCGTATCTCGCGATCAGCTATATGAGTCCTTCTCAATTATCTAATTCCAATAGAGCCGACGCTCTTGTTGTCTTAAAAAAGGTCAACCATTCGCTTTATCTGCACGCCAAACAACTTGCAAACAATCATCAGATTAAACACGTCTCCTTTAATGCTAGCCTTCTAAGACTTTACGGAGTGACCAATAATGATTCCTTAATGAGAACCTTATACTCTTTAGTAGCCATCATTATGTGTGTCATTATCATTGGGTCCGTTGCCCTTATCTATAATGCTTTTGCCATTAGCGTTTCCGAACGGGCAAGACATTTAGGCATGCTCTCGAGCGTTGGAGCTACCAAGAAACAGAAACGAAATTCCGTCTTCTTTGAAGGAGCTGTTATTGGTCTGGTCAGTATTCCAGTAGGACTCCTTGCAGGTATTGGCGGGATGGCGGCTACTTTTCTATTTATTAATAAATTCCTTAATGGTGTCCTAGGTGGAACAGAAAAACTGAGGGTTATTGTCACCCCTCTCTCACTTATCATAGCCTGTCTCGTATCCATTGTGACCATTTTCATCTCGACGTATCTGCCAGCGATCAAAGCATCAAAAGTCTCCGCTATTGATGCCATAAGACAAAGCGAAGATATAAGGCTCTCCAGAAGAAAAGTCAAAACATCAAAGCTTGTGAGAAAGCTATTTGGGATTGAGGCCGATATTGGCCTGAAAAATTTAAAGCGGACCAAACGGAGATACCGAGCGACCGTCTTCTCACTCGTCATCAGTATTGTCCTATTTCTGTCCGTCTCCTTTTTTACTGGAAATATAAAACAGTCGCTTGTGATGTCTCAAAGCAAAATGAATTACGATATTCAAATCAGCCAAACAAGTGCCAACAGCAGTGAACTTGAACCGCTTGCCCATCTCACCCATGTCACCCAATCCACACTTAATAAAGAACTTACACTGATGACCTGGATCGATCCATCCATGGCCAGCAACCAAAGGAAGGGGAATGAAAAAAATAAGGACGGGAAGTTTCCTTATTATGTCATCTTACAGGGATTAGATGAGCCAAGCTATACAGCATACGCAACCCGCGTTGGTGTTGATCCAACCGATCATCCGGCAATTGTCATTAATAAAGGCAGTTATCAAGACGATCAATCGCACAAATATATTGAATTAACCACCCTACATGCAAAGCTTGGCACTAAGTTAAACTTATATTCGATGGATACAAACTCCGCTCACAAGAAGCCTATTGACCAACTACAAATCGGGGCTTTAACCGATCAAGTTCCATTGGGGAATTATCAAGTGGATGCCGATGAATTCCATATCATTGTTTCAATGAAGGATTTTCGAAAACTCGTGCAAAAATCCAACACTTTAAAAGAACAAGTTCAATCCAATTTATATTTGAAAAGCTCTGACCCGATCGCCACACAAACAGCCATTGATAAAGTCAAAAGTCCAACTATGTATGTGTTTAATGACTATGTTGACCACCAACACAGTCAACAAATGTTGCTTTTCATGAACCTATTCGCTTACGGATTTATTACGTTGATTTCGTTAATTTCCATCGCGAATATCTTCAACACCATTTCAACCAGCATTGCCCTTCGAAAACGAGAATTCGCTATGTTGAAGTCAATGGGTATGACGCCAAATGGCTTTAATAAAATGATGACCTATGAAAGTCTCTTTTACGGCCTGAACGCCTTAGCTTTCGGCCTACCCATCAGCGGCGTCTTCATGGTTCTAATCTATCTGGCCCTTCGAAACAACTTTCAATATAGCTTTACACTACCCTGGGTAAGCCTGATCATTGTCATTGCGGCAATTTTTACGATCGTAACTGCCGCCATGCTTTACTCTATTCAAAAAATTAAAAAGGAAAACATTATCGATGCCTTAAAGCACGAAAACATTTAA